In Romboutsia lituseburensis, a genomic segment contains:
- the meaB gene encoding methylmalonyl Co-A mutase-associated GTPase MeaB → MDKLIKNLLQGSKKDCARAISIVENRSNGYEKLLKEILPYTGNSYIVGITGPPGVGKSTFTKEIVKEMLKDGYSIGIIAIDPTSHFTKGAILGDRIRMTELTSNNKVFIRSMGSRGSLGGTTNSILSVIKVLEAYGCDYIFIETVGVGQSEIDIVNISDTVAIVLMPGMGDDIQAIKAGIMEIADIFVINKADKDGVSKTKTEIENMLSFKNDWEFRPKVSLAVSNKGEGINEAIDNIKSHKLFLENTNKLINKKAMRDYKEMDDFVHIKLEEMLNKVYKQINIQEKIQQTEDSTLDIYTMAEDIIQSLKK, encoded by the coding sequence ATGGATAAATTAATAAAAAATTTACTTCAGGGTAGTAAAAAAGATTGTGCCAGGGCAATAAGTATAGTAGAAAATAGAAGTAATGGATATGAAAAATTGTTAAAAGAAATTTTACCGTATACAGGTAATTCATATATAGTTGGTATAACGGGACCTCCTGGTGTAGGAAAATCTACATTTACAAAAGAAATTGTTAAAGAAATGCTTAAAGATGGGTATAGCATTGGTATCATAGCTATTGACCCAACAAGCCATTTTACTAAAGGCGCTATACTAGGAGATAGAATAAGAATGACAGAATTAACTTCTAATAATAAAGTATTTATTAGATCTATGGGGTCTAGAGGTAGTTTAGGTGGAACTACGAACTCTATATTATCTGTAATAAAGGTATTAGAAGCTTATGGATGTGATTATATATTTATAGAAACAGTAGGTGTAGGTCAATCAGAAATAGATATAGTTAATATATCTGACACAGTAGCCATAGTTTTAATGCCAGGTATGGGAGATGATATACAGGCTATTAAAGCAGGTATAATGGAAATTGCAGATATATTTGTAATAAATAAAGCAGACAAAGACGGTGTATCTAAAACTAAAACAGAAATAGAGAATATGTTAAGCTTTAAAAATGATTGGGAATTTAGGCCTAAAGTTAGTTTAGCTGTATCAAATAAGGGTGAAGGAATAAATGAAGCTATAGACAATATAAAATCTCATAAATTATTTTTAGAAAATACAAATAAGCTTATAAATAAAAAAGCGATGAGAGATTATAAAGAAATGGATGATTTTGTTCATATAAAATTAGAAGAAATGTTAAATAAAGTATATAAACAAATTAACATACAAGAAAAAATACAACAAACAGAAGATTCAACGTTAGATATATATACTATGGCTGAAGATATTATACAATCATTAAAAAAGTAA
- a CDS encoding cobalamin B12-binding domain-containing protein, giving the protein MRPIRVLVAKPGLDGHDRGAKVIARALRDAGMEVIYSGLRQTPENIVQIAIQEDVDVVAMSILSGAHNHLLPAVVDLMKKEEVYDDILVLAGGIIPEEDIPNLIEKGISVVFTPGTTTEETIQFIRNNLKRSL; this is encoded by the coding sequence ATGAGACCTATAAGAGTATTAGTAGCAAAACCAGGTTTAGATGGACATGACAGAGGGGCTAAAGTAATTGCAAGGGCATTAAGGGATGCTGGAATGGAAGTAATATATTCAGGATTAAGACAGACACCTGAAAATATAGTTCAAATTGCTATACAAGAAGATGTTGATGTAGTTGCTATGAGTATATTATCTGGAGCACATAATCACTTATTACCTGCTGTAGTAGATTTAATGAAAAAAGAAGAGGTATATGATGATATATTAGTATTGGCAGGTGGAATAATACCTGAAGAAGATATACCTAACTTAATAGAAAAAGGTATATCAGTAGTATTCACTCCTGGTACAACAACAGAAGAGACAATACAATTTATAAGAAATAATTTGAAAAGAAGTCTATAA